The Cardiobacteriaceae bacterium TAE3-ERU3 genome includes a region encoding these proteins:
- the rpmI gene encoding 50S ribosomal protein L35 yields the protein MPKMKTHRGAAKRFKKTKNGYKRASSHLRHILTKKPTKRKRHLRGTSQVHASDVKAIKQMIG from the coding sequence ATGCCTAAAATGAAAACACACCGAGGCGCCGCAAAGCGCTTCAAAAAGACCAAAAATGGTTACAAGCGTGCCAGTTCACATCTGCGTCACATCCTGACCAAAAAGCCGACCAAGCGTAAGCGTCATCTGCGCGGTACTTCACAGGTACACGCAAGTGATGTTAAAGCAATCAAGCAAATGATCGGTTAA
- a CDS encoding integration host factor subunit alpha produces the protein MTLTKADIVESIILQVGLERHDAKQMVDDMFEEIRACLADGEPVKLSGFGNFELRDKSQRPGRNPKTGEEIPISARRVVSFKAGQKLKARVAESKPRD, from the coding sequence ATGACATTAACCAAAGCCGATATCGTCGAATCGATTATTTTGCAGGTAGGGCTCGAACGCCATGATGCCAAGCAAATGGTTGATGACATGTTTGAAGAAATCCGTGCATGTCTGGCTGATGGTGAGCCGGTAAAACTATCCGGCTTCGGCAACTTTGAATTGCGTGACAAAAGTCAGCGCCCTGGTCGTAACCCAAAAACCGGTGAAGAAATTCCTATTTCTGCCCGCCGTGTGGTTAGCTTTAAAGCCGGCCAAAAACTCAAAGCTCGGGTTGCTGAGAGCAAACCAAGAGATTAA
- a CDS encoding DegV family protein: protein MNKNIVITTSSCGLDYYDQPHNIYTIYGHAQIKGEGNLISLTDIEDFCAIQMREHHLQDKTSNITFISPSVEEISANLNELLAAGYEQLFVVVSEQLDCYRNFTLAIDKLSEQNQAKINLYGSVTQGFCAGLLAVYAERLLNKGRSPTSIIKELATLERNSIMLYCVMDLEYAPKTIFVDILRKQSPQHHARFPIAVATGEGEIRYITAVNSEEALVDQFTNEIRRYIGNAPYSGYVICPSNHSISEWFCTTLAEKLGENHIATMPITPVMAQLAGLNCLAVRVYQTDETPWAK, encoded by the coding sequence ATGAATAAAAACATCGTTATCACCACCTCATCCTGCGGCCTTGACTATTACGACCAGCCACATAACATCTATACAATTTACGGGCATGCACAAATTAAAGGTGAAGGCAATCTGATCAGCCTCACAGATATTGAAGATTTTTGCGCCATCCAAATGCGAGAACATCACCTGCAAGATAAAACCAGCAACATCACATTTATCTCCCCAAGTGTTGAGGAGATTAGCGCCAACCTCAATGAATTACTGGCTGCTGGGTATGAGCAATTATTTGTGGTCGTTTCAGAACAACTTGACTGTTATCGAAATTTCACGCTTGCCATCGATAAGCTCAGCGAACAAAACCAAGCAAAAATAAATCTTTATGGCTCAGTCACACAAGGATTTTGTGCCGGATTATTGGCGGTATACGCAGAACGACTACTGAATAAAGGCAGATCGCCAACATCAATTATCAAAGAGTTGGCAACACTAGAGCGTAACAGCATAATGCTCTATTGCGTGATGGATTTAGAATACGCACCAAAAACTATTTTTGTGGATATACTGCGCAAGCAATCACCACAACACCATGCCCGGTTCCCTATAGCAGTAGCCACAGGTGAAGGGGAAATACGCTACATCACAGCAGTAAACAGTGAAGAAGCACTAGTAGATCAGTTTACCAATGAAATACGCCGTTATATCGGTAATGCGCCATATTCGGGTTATGTTATATGCCCCAGTAACCACAGCATCAGTGAGTGGTTCTGCACAACACTCGCTGAAAAACTGGGGGAGAACCATATTGCCACCATGCCAATCACCCCGGTGATGGCACAGCTTGCCGGCCTAAATTGCCTTGCAGTTCGCGTTTACCAAACAGATGAAACTCCTTGGGCTAAGTAA
- a CDS encoding multidrug effflux MFS transporter yields the protein MHAFFSTKRFIVLIALLMGLTAFGIDAVLPAFPEMTTDFSLPLAEENRIQQVVFMFMLGFALFQLPFGTLADVFGRKIILCTGIVIYIIASASVIFIDDFTYLLIARFMQGVGLAAPRVISLTVVRDVSSGRLMSKIMSFVMMVFIIIPVMAPAIGQVALNYGSWHNIFWLFVMMGSIALAWVIIDLPETLHAEHRSRFSMANIGHAINQCLTHKPTLIYLAMLGMLFAMLMIYISQSEQIFQRDVYALGDLFPLIFGITASGMVLASLLNSKLVMRLGMHKMVHYALIAMLVSDTSMLFATMLFSGKMPLLLFVALLMVHMFCYSILMPNLNSLILEPHAKIAGTASALVGSVMTIIGVAIAHFISGLFNGTLYPIAIGYISITASVFILNIVVCRITHHQQERANTDYGT from the coding sequence ATGCACGCATTTTTCTCGACAAAACGTTTTATTGTTCTGATCGCTCTACTCATGGGGCTGACCGCCTTTGGCATAGATGCAGTGTTACCCGCATTTCCAGAAATGACGACCGACTTTTCACTGCCACTTGCGGAGGAGAACCGTATCCAACAAGTCGTATTCATGTTCATGCTTGGCTTCGCCTTATTTCAATTACCCTTCGGTACATTAGCTGATGTTTTTGGGCGTAAAATCATCCTCTGCACCGGTATCGTGATTTATATCATTGCCTCGGCTTCCGTCATATTCATTGATGACTTCACCTACCTGCTGATAGCACGCTTTATGCAAGGCGTCGGGCTTGCAGCACCGCGTGTTATCAGCCTAACTGTAGTACGGGATGTCAGCTCCGGTCGGCTGATGTCAAAAATCATGTCATTTGTCATGATGGTATTTATTATTATCCCGGTCATGGCGCCAGCTATAGGCCAAGTTGCGCTCAATTACGGCTCGTGGCACAACATATTTTGGCTATTCGTCATGATGGGCTCAATCGCGCTGGCATGGGTCATCATTGATCTCCCTGAAACCCTGCACGCAGAACACCGTAGCCGTTTCAGCATGGCCAATATTGGCCATGCCATCAATCAATGCCTTACTCATAAACCAACCCTGATTTACCTTGCCATGCTCGGCATGCTATTTGCGATGCTCATGATATACATTAGCCAATCCGAACAAATATTTCAGCGCGACGTCTATGCACTCGGCGACCTCTTCCCGCTCATCTTTGGCATCACCGCCAGCGGTATGGTGCTAGCCTCACTGCTCAACTCAAAGCTGGTCATGCGTCTTGGGATGCATAAAATGGTTCACTACGCACTCATTGCCATGTTAGTCAGTGATACCAGCATGCTATTTGCGACAATGTTATTTAGCGGCAAAATGCCATTATTGCTTTTTGTCGCGTTGCTGATGGTTCATATGTTTTGCTACAGCATACTCATGCCCAACCTCAATAGCCTGATTCTCGAACCACATGCCAAAATTGCCGGCACTGCATCAGCATTGGTTGGATCAGTCATGACAATTATTGGCGTCGCAATTGCACACTTCATCTCAGGCCTATTCAACGGAACGCTCTACCCAATTGCCATCGGCTATATCAGCATCACCGCCTCAGTATTTATACTGAATATTGTCGTCTGCCGCATAACGCACCATCAACAGGAAAGAGCCAATACTGATTATGGCACTTAA
- a CDS encoding DUF883 family protein — MDPRVEKLESDLADVRKDFAEISKTLKSLAESKADEYQNRARRAYYDAADRAQNIWEDVSDAGEEYYYRARDQFSDSIDDLNDCVREKPLQSLAIVAGIGFVIGFLTRR; from the coding sequence ATGGATCCACGTGTAGAAAAGCTTGAATCTGACTTGGCTGACGTTCGTAAGGACTTTGCTGAAATCAGTAAGACACTGAAAAGCCTCGCAGAGAGCAAAGCTGATGAATATCAAAACCGTGCACGTCGTGCGTATTACGACGCTGCTGACCGCGCCCAAAACATCTGGGAAGACGTCAGCGACGCTGGTGAAGAATACTACTACCGCGCACGCGATCAGTTCAGCGACAGCATTGATGACCTGAACGACTGTGTTCGTGAGAAGCCACTGCAGTCACTTGCTATCGTTGCAGGTATTGGCTTTGTTATCGGCTTCCTGACTCGCCGTTAA
- the rplT gene encoding 50S ribosomal protein L20, which yields MARVKRGVTARARHKKVLKAAKGYYNARRKVFRVANQAVIKAGQYAYRDRRNKKRQFRQLWIIRINAGARQHGLSYSRFINGLKKAGITVDRKILAELAVYDKAVFAALTEKAKAAL from the coding sequence ATGGCACGAGTTAAAAGAGGCGTCACTGCGCGTGCGCGTCACAAGAAGGTTCTGAAAGCAGCTAAAGGTTATTACAACGCTCGCCGTAAGGTATTTCGTGTTGCTAATCAGGCAGTCATCAAAGCGGGTCAATACGCTTATCGTGACCGCCGTAACAAGAAGCGTCAGTTCCGCCAGCTGTGGATTATCCGTATCAACGCGGGTGCTCGTCAGCATGGTTTGTCTTACAGCCGCTTTATCAACGGTCTGAAGAAAGCTGGTATCACTGTTGACCGCAAGATTCTTGCTGAGTTGGCAGTTTATGATAAAGCTGTCTTTGCAGCACTGACTGAAAAAGCGAAAGCAGCACTGTAA
- a CDS encoding mechanosensitive ion channel, with product MLTFRTLLAFICLSCINTFAQQITPPPATDPVDQPEQAVAVEPVARDDAIAKRIREIMVTTGWYKDIKVRVDEGVVFLDGLSGTEDQRVWARNLANKTQDVVAVVNRIQVDPTPHWSFRPAYNELKRLVYRFVGVLPLIILAIVILPLAWLLAKLVYRIMNGFLARRIDSPLLTDIVAKVIATPALLIGLYVVLQVAGLTSIALSLLGGAGVIGIVLGFAFRDIAENFLASLLLSIRRPFRAGDLIEVAEQTGIVQNMNTRTTILLSPEGNHIQIPNATVFKSIINNYSASDARRNVLSIGIGYDAPVSMAQSLLIEIVGSHEAVQKDPPPLALVDTLGAATVNLKVYYWYNGAQYDKLKVQSALLRLIKRKLTDAGISMPDDAREVIFPQGVPIIQAGSEPQPSSASSTQPEQMPQRSEQDEQSVTPAEGDLVNERKDIEAQSANADLPESQQNLLKD from the coding sequence GTGCTGACATTTCGCACCTTACTCGCCTTTATCTGCCTATCGTGCATCAATACATTTGCACAGCAAATTACGCCGCCACCGGCCACTGACCCTGTTGACCAACCTGAGCAAGCCGTGGCTGTTGAGCCAGTTGCTCGTGATGACGCGATCGCCAAGCGTATCCGCGAAATCATGGTTACAACCGGCTGGTACAAAGACATCAAAGTGCGCGTTGATGAAGGTGTCGTCTTTCTCGACGGGCTTTCTGGTACTGAAGATCAGCGGGTTTGGGCAAGAAACTTGGCCAACAAAACACAAGATGTCGTTGCAGTGGTTAACCGCATCCAAGTTGACCCGACCCCGCATTGGAGCTTTCGCCCTGCTTACAATGAACTGAAAAGGTTGGTTTATCGCTTTGTCGGCGTCCTGCCGTTGATTATTCTTGCGATCGTCATTTTGCCTTTAGCATGGCTGCTCGCCAAGTTAGTTTATCGCATCATGAACGGCTTTTTGGCACGACGCATTGACTCACCACTACTGACTGACATCGTTGCCAAAGTAATCGCCACGCCAGCCCTATTGATCGGCCTGTATGTCGTCTTGCAAGTTGCCGGCTTGACCAGCATCGCACTGTCATTACTCGGCGGCGCGGGGGTGATCGGTATCGTACTTGGCTTCGCTTTCCGCGACATCGCCGAGAACTTCCTCGCCAGCCTGCTACTCAGCATTCGTCGGCCATTCCGTGCTGGCGATTTAATCGAAGTTGCCGAACAAACTGGCATTGTCCAAAACATGAATACGCGCACCACCATTCTGCTTTCACCAGAAGGTAATCACATCCAAATCCCTAATGCCACCGTGTTTAAAAGCATTATTAATAACTATAGTGCATCAGATGCACGGCGTAATGTGCTCAGTATTGGCATTGGCTATGATGCCCCAGTAAGTATGGCACAAAGCCTACTGATCGAAATTGTCGGTAGCCATGAGGCCGTACAAAAAGATCCGCCACCACTGGCTCTGGTCGACACCCTTGGCGCCGCCACAGTTAATTTAAAAGTCTATTATTGGTACAACGGCGCACAATACGACAAACTCAAAGTGCAATCTGCCTTGCTACGCCTGATCAAGCGCAAACTCACTGATGCAGGTATATCCATGCCGGACGATGCACGTGAAGTCATCTTCCCTCAAGGTGTACCGATTATTCAGGCAGGTAGTGAACCACAGCCATCTTCTGCCAGCAGCACTCAGCCAGAACAAATGCCACAGCGCAGCGAGCAAGACGAACAAAGTGTGACCCCAGCCGAAGGTGATCTCGTTAATGAACGTAAAGACATTGAGGCCCAGAGCGCTAATGCAGATTTACCAGAAAGCCAACAGAATCTTTTGAAGGACTAA
- the infC gene encoding translation initiation factor IF-3 has translation MAKQQETRVNDKITDKEIRLVDADGEQRGVVSIDEALQAAYDQNMDLVEVAPNAQPPVCRIMDYGKFRFELQKKQQEARKNQKRIQVKEVKFRPGTDEGDYQVKLRNLTRFLEGGDKAKVTVRFRGREMAHQDLGRDLLNRIEADLAEVGTVEQKAGMEGRQMTMVLSPVKK, from the coding sequence ATAGCTAAGCAACAAGAAACTCGGGTTAACGATAAGATCACCGATAAAGAAATTCGACTGGTCGATGCCGATGGCGAACAGCGCGGCGTCGTATCAATTGATGAAGCTTTGCAGGCAGCTTATGACCAGAATATGGATCTAGTGGAAGTCGCACCAAATGCACAACCACCAGTGTGCCGAATCATGGATTACGGCAAGTTCCGGTTTGAGCTGCAAAAGAAGCAACAGGAAGCGCGGAAAAATCAGAAGCGCATCCAAGTAAAAGAGGTCAAATTCCGTCCTGGGACGGACGAGGGAGACTATCAGGTCAAACTACGCAACCTGACCCGTTTCCTCGAAGGTGGCGATAAAGCCAAGGTCACGGTACGTTTCCGTGGCCGCGAAATGGCACACCAAGACCTCGGGCGTGATTTGCTCAACCGCATTGAAGCCGATTTGGCCGAAGTGGGTACGGTAGAGCAAAAAGCTGGTATGGAAGGCCGTCAAATGACGATGGTCTTATCACCAGTTAAAAAGTAA
- the pheS gene encoding phenylalanine--tRNA ligase subunit alpha: protein MSESASQQALQQALDETLRDALQALANANDLSALDDVKNTYLSKKGLFAGHMQMLGKAEPSERPLLGKIINEAKGELQQALQARQSELQEAALAAKLAAERIDITLPGRKEAVGSWHPVTLTRRRIEDWFDRLGFAVKEGPEIEDDFHNFEALNIPAHHPARAMQDTFYFDPQTVLRTHTSNVQIRTLETEQPPLRFIAPGRVYRSDSDVTHTPMFHQVEGMVIDEHTTFADLKGVLIHFLRAFFERDDLAVRFRPSFFPFTEPSAEVDIGFADANGKVDKWLEVLGCGMVHPNVLRHVNIDPERYQGYAFGMGIERLAMLRYGVNDLRMFFENDVRFLCQFQAGE, encoded by the coding sequence ATGAGCGAATCAGCTTCACAACAAGCGCTGCAACAAGCACTTGATGAGACGTTGCGTGATGCGCTGCAAGCGTTGGCTAATGCCAATGATTTGAGTGCGTTGGATGACGTCAAAAATACTTATCTGTCAAAGAAGGGACTATTTGCCGGGCATATGCAAATGCTGGGTAAAGCGGAGCCTTCCGAGCGACCACTATTAGGCAAAATTATCAACGAAGCCAAGGGTGAATTGCAGCAGGCACTGCAAGCGCGCCAAAGTGAGTTACAAGAGGCGGCGTTGGCGGCTAAGCTTGCAGCCGAGCGTATTGATATCACTTTGCCTGGGCGCAAAGAAGCGGTTGGCAGCTGGCATCCGGTAACCTTGACCCGTCGTCGTATTGAAGATTGGTTTGATCGGCTTGGCTTTGCCGTAAAAGAAGGCCCGGAAATTGAAGATGACTTTCATAACTTTGAAGCACTCAATATTCCGGCACACCACCCGGCGCGCGCTATGCAGGATACTTTTTATTTTGATCCACAGACGGTGTTGCGTACGCATACGTCGAATGTTCAAATTCGGACGCTGGAAACCGAACAGCCGCCACTGCGTTTTATTGCGCCAGGGCGAGTGTACCGCTCTGATTCGGATGTGACGCACACGCCGATGTTCCACCAAGTCGAAGGTATGGTGATTGATGAACACACGACGTTTGCTGATCTTAAAGGTGTCTTGATTCACTTTTTGCGCGCATTCTTCGAGCGTGATGATTTGGCAGTGCGCTTTCGCCCATCTTTTTTCCCATTCACTGAGCCATCTGCAGAAGTTGATATTGGGTTTGCCGATGCAAATGGTAAGGTCGATAAATGGCTTGAGGTATTGGGCTGTGGCATGGTTCACCCGAATGTATTGCGCCATGTGAATATCGATCCTGAGCGCTATCAGGGCTATGCTTTTGGTATGGGAATTGAGCGATTGGCGATGCTGCGTTATGGCGTTAATGATTTACGGATGTTTTTTGAAAATGATGTGCGCTTTTTGTGTCAGTTTCAAGCAGGGGAATAA
- the ung gene encoding uracil-DNA glycosylase, with product MPTNESDINQSGIRVDPEQVAIESGWKRALYDEFSAPYFSVIKQNLLEAKHAGKVIYPPGKQIFNAFDRTPFDQVRVVIIGQDPYHRRGQAMGLSFSVPQGIAVPPSLKNIYKELARSIEGFRVPNHGDLSAWAEQGVLLLNASLTVEEGNAGSHSRIGWQQFTNAAIARLSEQREGIIFLLWGNFAKQKAALIDQEKHHILTAVHPSPLAGGAFIGCNHFAETNRILQARGEKPINWQI from the coding sequence ATGCCAACCAATGAATCCGACATCAATCAATCAGGCATCCGCGTTGATCCTGAGCAAGTTGCCATTGAATCAGGGTGGAAACGCGCCTTATACGATGAGTTCAGCGCACCATACTTTAGCGTGATCAAGCAAAATTTACTCGAAGCAAAGCATGCAGGTAAAGTCATCTACCCACCCGGCAAGCAGATTTTTAATGCCTTTGACCGAACCCCTTTTGACCAAGTCCGTGTCGTGATTATCGGTCAGGACCCTTACCACAGGCGAGGCCAGGCAATGGGGCTTTCATTTTCCGTACCGCAAGGGATAGCTGTACCACCCTCGCTAAAAAATATTTACAAGGAACTCGCCCGTAGTATTGAAGGTTTCCGCGTGCCAAACCATGGCGACTTATCCGCATGGGCCGAGCAAGGCGTGTTATTACTCAATGCCTCACTAACGGTTGAAGAAGGAAACGCTGGCAGCCATTCGCGCATTGGTTGGCAACAATTCACCAACGCTGCCATTGCCCGCCTTTCCGAGCAACGCGAAGGTATTATCTTTCTTTTATGGGGAAATTTTGCCAAGCAGAAAGCCGCATTAATCGATCAAGAAAAGCACCATATTCTTACCGCAGTCCACCCTTCACCGCTGGCTGGTGGTGCTTTTATCGGTTGCAATCATTTCGCAGAAACCAACCGTATTCTGCAAGCGCGAGGTGAAAAGCCAATCAACTGGCAAATTTAA
- the pheT gene encoding phenylalanine--tRNA ligase subunit beta, with the protein MRLSMNWLKAHGLDLPADELAQRFTMAGLEVDEVIPAAPAFSKIVIGEVKTLEAHPDADKLRVATVDVGADELLQIVCGAPNVAQGVKVPTALVGAVLPGDFKIKKSKLRGVPSHGMLCSARELGISDDPAGLMILPEDAPVGEDIRSWLELDDTILDIDLTPNRADAFSVRGLAREAGVLFNTDVDLETAADSASSQAATVSVQNEAASACPLYLAREIKNVDLSKPTPLWLAERLRRAGVRPHDAVVDVTNYVMMALGTPMHAFDGDKIDGGIVVRFAKKGESLQLLNEQKAELDDDVLLIADAQKPLALAGVMGGADSACHAQTRNIVLEAAWFDPVCIAGKARRYGLASDSAQRFERGVDFTLQQAAMALATQLITDICGGTVHDIVADEHSDKLPQRAAITLHRDAIAKRVGRSYEDTQIETIFKRLGCSVSSQDNGWSITPPSWRFDMAIEEDLIEEIVRVDGYDKVDAVVPVVDYRPRETQNSLYGHSEELIRAGFNEAITYSFIDRASHEAFFPGDAAILLHNPISAQLAEMRLSLLPGLVNTVAYNRNRQQLDLRLFETGKVFIPNGTRAVDCTQEMRIGGVMCGRMYPEQWAQDGHLVDFYDVKGVVETLLDGRGEYLPTEQAYLHPGQGADVFIDGQYVGCVGALHPNLQKTLGMKGSAVWVFELACSALRAADVPVFNAIGKYPAVRRDLALVVDKSVAAADIAALVRNEAGEWLADTFFFDQFEGERLGKDKKSLAIAIILQAEDKTLQDEEVERMIAALIEKLQQSFNAELR; encoded by the coding sequence ATGCGTTTGAGTATGAATTGGCTCAAGGCACATGGCCTTGATCTTCCTGCTGATGAATTGGCACAGCGTTTCACAATGGCGGGCTTGGAAGTGGATGAGGTTATCCCTGCCGCACCTGCATTCAGTAAAATTGTGATTGGTGAAGTGAAAACGCTGGAAGCACACCCTGATGCAGATAAGCTGCGCGTGGCAACGGTCGATGTTGGTGCGGATGAGTTGTTGCAAATTGTCTGTGGTGCGCCGAATGTCGCGCAAGGTGTGAAAGTACCAACAGCATTGGTCGGCGCTGTATTGCCAGGTGATTTTAAAATTAAAAAATCCAAGCTACGTGGTGTGCCATCTCATGGCATGCTTTGTTCGGCGCGTGAGCTGGGCATCAGTGACGATCCTGCCGGCTTGATGATTTTGCCTGAAGATGCACCGGTCGGTGAGGATATCCGTAGCTGGTTAGAACTCGATGATACCATCTTGGATATTGATTTAACCCCTAACCGTGCTGATGCGTTTTCCGTTCGCGGCTTGGCGCGCGAAGCTGGCGTTTTATTCAATACTGATGTTGATCTTGAGACGGCTGCAGACAGTGCGAGCTCTCAAGCAGCGACAGTTAGCGTACAAAATGAAGCAGCTTCAGCTTGCCCACTGTATCTTGCACGTGAGATCAAAAATGTCGATCTGAGCAAACCGACACCATTATGGTTGGCTGAGCGCCTGCGTCGTGCTGGTGTGCGTCCGCATGATGCCGTGGTTGATGTCACTAACTATGTGATGATGGCACTCGGTACGCCAATGCATGCATTTGATGGCGATAAAATTGATGGCGGGATAGTTGTGCGATTCGCTAAAAAAGGTGAGTCGTTGCAATTACTCAACGAGCAGAAAGCAGAGCTTGATGATGACGTATTGCTGATTGCAGATGCGCAAAAACCACTGGCACTTGCCGGTGTGATGGGTGGGGCTGACAGTGCCTGCCACGCACAAACCCGCAATATCGTCTTGGAAGCAGCATGGTTTGATCCAGTTTGTATTGCAGGTAAAGCGCGGCGTTATGGCTTGGCGAGTGACAGTGCGCAACGTTTTGAACGTGGGGTGGATTTTACCCTGCAGCAAGCAGCAATGGCTCTTGCGACCCAGTTGATCACAGATATTTGTGGCGGTACGGTGCACGATATTGTCGCAGATGAGCACAGTGATAAATTGCCGCAGCGTGCAGCAATTACTCTGCACCGTGATGCTATTGCCAAGCGCGTTGGCCGTAGTTACGAAGATACGCAGATAGAGACCATTTTTAAGCGCCTTGGATGTAGTGTAAGCAGTCAAGATAATGGCTGGTCGATCACTCCCCCAAGCTGGCGCTTTGATATGGCGATAGAGGAAGACTTAATCGAAGAGATTGTCCGCGTTGATGGGTATGACAAAGTTGATGCGGTTGTGCCTGTGGTTGATTATCGCCCGCGAGAGACACAAAACAGCCTCTATGGACACAGCGAAGAACTGATCAGAGCAGGCTTTAATGAGGCTATTACTTATAGCTTTATTGATCGTGCTAGCCATGAAGCATTTTTCCCGGGCGACGCAGCAATCTTATTGCATAATCCGATCAGTGCACAGCTTGCTGAAATGCGCCTTAGTCTGTTGCCAGGATTGGTCAATACAGTGGCGTATAACCGCAATCGCCAACAGCTTGATTTACGTCTGTTTGAAACAGGTAAAGTATTTATTCCTAACGGTACTCGCGCTGTTGATTGTACGCAGGAAATGCGTATTGGCGGTGTGATGTGTGGCCGTATGTATCCTGAGCAATGGGCACAGGATGGGCATTTGGTCGATTTCTATGATGTCAAAGGTGTGGTTGAAACACTGCTTGATGGGCGTGGTGAATATCTACCAACTGAGCAAGCTTACCTGCATCCCGGGCAGGGTGCGGATGTGTTTATTGATGGTCAATACGTTGGCTGCGTCGGTGCACTACACCCAAATCTACAAAAGACTTTGGGTATGAAAGGAAGTGCCGTGTGGGTGTTTGAGCTTGCCTGTTCGGCATTACGTGCAGCTGATGTGCCGGTATTCAATGCGATAGGTAAATACCCGGCTGTACGCCGTGATTTGGCGTTAGTCGTTGATAAGTCAGTCGCGGCTGCAGACATTGCAGCATTGGTACGTAATGAGGCTGGAGAATGGCTTGCTGACACATTCTTCTTTGACCAATTTGAAGGTGAACGCCTCGGTAAGGATAAAAAGAGTCTTGCTATTGCAATTATTCTTCAAGCAGAGGATAAAACCTTGCAAGATGAAGAAGTTGAGCGTATGATTGCCGCCCTTATCGAAAAACTACAACAATCGTTTAACGCAGAATTAAGGTGA